A region from the Streptomyces tsukubensis genome encodes:
- a CDS encoding type I polyketide synthase, producing the protein MSTDTHTDPGTGPDSHRVVEALRASLLENKRLRQENRRLVDDSAEPVAIVAMSCRYPGGVRTPEDLWELLLDERDAVSPFPADRGWDIEERYDTDPDAPGTFYVREGGILHDAAEFDAGFFGISPREALAMDPQQRLLLEASWEVLERAGINPQALRGSRTGVYTGVINSDYGARLGRVPDELEGFLGTGTIPSVASGRIAYTLGLEGPAVTLDTACSSSLVAVHLACQGLRSGDTSLALAGGVTVMSTPGIYIGFSRQRGLAPDGRSKSFSSAADGAGFGEGLGLLLLERLSDARRNGHPVLAVIRGSAVNQDGASNGLTAPNGPAQQSVIIRALDRAGLAPADVDLVEAHGTGTTLGDPIEAQAILATYGRNRPADRPLRLGSLKSNLSHTQAAAGVGGVIKAVLAMRYGVMPKTLHIDRPSPQVDWTEGAVSLLTAATPWPETGRPRRAGVSSFGVSGTNAHVVLESVPVEVPVEARGAVPGSVVWPLSGRDGAALRGQAAALAARLAAEPGLGALDVGHSLAVGRSRFAERAVVVGQDRDELLAGVESLARGISAPGVVTGGGAVSGRSVLVFPGQGSQWVGMAAGLLGESEVFAGRMAECERALSAYVDWSLTEVVRSSGSLDAVDVVQPVLWAVMVSLAEVWRSHGIVPDGVVGHSQGEVAAACVVGGLSLEDGAKVVALRSRAVVPLAGLGGMASVALSAAEVRDRITVWDGRLSVAAVNGPRSTAVSGDADAITELLEQLKTQGIRSRRIEIDYASHSAQVEEIREQLLADLDGITPTSGTLPFWSTVTGGPLDTKALDAEYWYRNLRSTVEFEETTRALLAAGHRVFVEPSPHPSLTYAVEDTAAEAGATETRVLDTLRRGEGGLRQLQLALGQAYTQGLPVDWEPLFAGTGARRVDLPTYAFQRRRYWLDALPADRDPVSAGQTAADHPLLGAAVDLPDGAGTLFTGRLSTTLHPWLADHTVAGAVILPGAAFVELAAHVGRRFGYSLVEELTLAAPLVLPGDATDDHAVQLRVLVGPEDGSGRRPVEFHSRPETGTGGDRPWTRHATGTVGPPGPAVEAEPPAVPPPAGAVPLDPEELYALLEARGIDYGPAFRGVGAVWRNGDEIIAEVALPPGLPQAGRGFGVHPVLLDAALQTTGLREQPGTARSGGGVPLPFSWQNVAIEPSGAPVLHVRLRPDGPDAVTVRISDPTGRTVATIGSLTLRAASPDSLRTPADSVFRLRWTPVTAPTGPHPTTRWGLLGQRDDRLLPPGFPAEPGPAAPDAVLLVCPQSVPDGDDGPEAAHAAVASVLARIRSRLDDDTATGTPLVVLTRGATGGPAGPQQPVDPGAAAVWGLLRAAQLEHPDRFVLLDTDKPDGLGDALAELLATGEPQAALRDGTLYVPRLVRSAADTADTAARPGEQFGPAEGTVLLSGGGALATVLARHLVTAHGVRHIRLLSRRGADAPGTAELTAELAEHGAELIAESCDVSDRRALARALAAVPARHPLCAVVHTAGVIDDGLLQGLTEERTAAVLRPKLDAVWHLDRLTREADLSAFVVFSSAAGILGSPGQASYSAANAAVDALVAERRRLGLPGTSLAWGLWERRSGMTSTLDGAELRRIDRRGARGLSDAEAMALLDTVLGTDVAVPDGTVPDDAVRDDAGLHLVAGLDLTARHDGPVHPLLRLLVRSRPHDAPGTAPVSLRNRLAAAAPDEREEILRELVVTQAAEVLGHTESGALSAMVPFLSAGFDSLTAVELRNRLASATGLRLRPSVVFDSGTPAGLAEHLAAAAAADPASRSGIAPETVPGTEPTAPDTADVDPVSILFRRACALGRTDDGIALLKTTSALRPAFPSGDALAAAGGGPRLLHLGEREGAPVIVCFGSVVALGGAHQYARFAARFRENYAVYALDAPGFTPEEELPADMAALLTFQAATLLRELPGRTLVLVGSSSGGTLAHGVAAELERRGEGPAAVVLLDTYLSDNQGITQFNDVLMGGMFAREDRAAPMDGTRLTAMGGYFRLLDDWKPPEVRAPVLLVRATAPLGTPAAEAGDWRSSWAGADAVADVPGDHFSIMEEHVATTGEAVADWLRSTVRTPEDTPEETSEDQGERRRVG; encoded by the coding sequence ATGTCCACGGACACGCATACCGACCCCGGCACGGGCCCGGACTCGCACCGGGTGGTCGAGGCCCTGCGCGCCTCGCTGCTGGAGAACAAGCGGCTGCGGCAGGAGAACCGGCGCCTCGTCGACGACTCCGCCGAACCCGTCGCGATCGTGGCCATGAGCTGCCGCTACCCCGGCGGCGTACGCACCCCGGAAGACCTCTGGGAGCTGCTGCTCGACGAACGCGACGCGGTCTCGCCCTTCCCCGCCGACCGTGGCTGGGACATCGAGGAGCGGTACGACACCGACCCCGATGCCCCCGGGACCTTCTACGTCCGCGAAGGCGGCATCCTCCACGACGCGGCCGAGTTCGACGCGGGCTTCTTCGGGATCTCGCCCCGTGAGGCGCTCGCGATGGACCCGCAGCAGCGGCTGCTGCTGGAGGCCTCCTGGGAGGTGCTGGAGCGCGCGGGCATCAATCCACAGGCACTGCGCGGCAGCCGCACCGGCGTCTACACCGGAGTGATCAACAGCGACTACGGGGCTCGGCTCGGCCGGGTGCCCGACGAACTGGAAGGCTTCCTGGGCACGGGCACCATCCCCAGCGTGGCCTCCGGCCGTATCGCCTACACCCTGGGTCTGGAGGGTCCCGCGGTCACCCTGGACACCGCCTGCTCGTCCTCCCTGGTCGCCGTCCACCTCGCCTGTCAGGGCCTGCGCTCCGGCGATACCTCGCTGGCCCTGGCCGGCGGTGTGACCGTGATGTCCACCCCCGGTATCTACATCGGATTCAGCCGCCAGCGCGGTCTGGCACCCGACGGACGCAGCAAGTCCTTCTCGTCCGCCGCGGACGGCGCGGGCTTCGGCGAGGGCCTCGGCCTGCTCCTCCTGGAACGGCTGTCGGACGCGCGGCGGAACGGACACCCCGTACTGGCCGTCATCCGTGGTTCGGCCGTCAACCAGGACGGTGCCAGCAACGGTCTGACGGCCCCGAACGGCCCCGCCCAGCAGTCCGTCATCATCCGAGCGCTCGACCGCGCGGGACTCGCCCCGGCGGATGTGGACCTGGTGGAGGCGCACGGCACCGGCACCACGCTGGGCGACCCGATCGAAGCCCAGGCGATCCTGGCGACGTACGGCCGGAACCGTCCGGCGGACCGGCCGCTGCGACTGGGATCGCTGAAGTCCAACCTGTCCCACACCCAGGCAGCGGCCGGTGTGGGCGGTGTGATCAAGGCGGTGCTGGCGATGCGGTACGGGGTGATGCCGAAGACCCTCCACATCGACCGGCCCTCACCCCAGGTCGACTGGACCGAGGGAGCCGTCTCCCTGCTCACCGCAGCGACTCCCTGGCCCGAGACGGGGCGTCCGCGGCGGGCGGGTGTGTCGTCCTTCGGTGTGAGCGGGACGAATGCGCATGTGGTGCTGGAGTCGGTTCCTGTCGAGGTTCCGGTCGAGGCGCGGGGCGCTGTGCCGGGCTCGGTGGTGTGGCCGTTGTCGGGGCGGGACGGTGCGGCGTTACGGGGGCAGGCGGCGGCGCTGGCCGCTCGGCTGGCGGCGGAGCCCGGGCTCGGGGCGCTCGACGTCGGCCACTCGCTGGCCGTGGGCCGTTCGCGGTTCGCCGAGCGGGCCGTCGTAGTGGGACAGGACCGGGATGAACTCCTGGCAGGTGTCGAATCCTTGGCACGGGGGATATCGGCACCCGGTGTAGTGACGGGTGGCGGGGCGGTGTCGGGCCGCTCGGTGTTGGTGTTTCCGGGGCAGGGGTCGCAGTGGGTGGGGATGGCTGCGGGGCTGCTGGGGGAGTCGGAGGTGTTTGCGGGTCGGATGGCGGAGTGCGAGCGGGCGCTCTCGGCCTATGTGGACTGGTCGTTGACGGAGGTGGTGCGTTCGTCGGGTTCGCTGGATGCGGTGGATGTGGTGCAGCCGGTGTTGTGGGCGGTGATGGTGTCGTTGGCCGAGGTGTGGCGGTCGCACGGCATCGTGCCGGATGGGGTGGTGGGGCATTCGCAGGGTGAGGTGGCGGCAGCGTGTGTGGTGGGTGGGCTGTCGCTGGAAGACGGGGCGAAGGTCGTGGCTCTGAGGAGCCGCGCGGTGGTGCCGCTCGCCGGTCTGGGTGGAATGGCGTCGGTCGCTTTGTCGGCCGCCGAGGTAAGGGACCGGATCACGGTCTGGGACGGCCGGTTGTCCGTGGCGGCGGTCAACGGGCCCCGCTCGACCGCCGTGTCCGGTGACGCGGACGCGATCACGGAACTGCTGGAACAGCTCAAAACCCAAGGGATACGGTCACGCCGCATCGAGATCGACTACGCCTCGCACTCCGCACAGGTGGAGGAGATCCGCGAACAACTGCTGGCCGATCTGGACGGCATCACCCCCACCTCGGGCACGCTGCCGTTCTGGTCCACCGTCACCGGCGGCCCGCTGGACACCAAGGCTCTCGACGCGGAGTACTGGTACCGAAACCTCCGCAGCACGGTCGAGTTCGAGGAGACCACCCGCGCGCTGCTCGCCGCCGGACACCGCGTCTTCGTCGAGCCGAGTCCGCACCCGTCCCTGACCTACGCGGTCGAGGACACCGCCGCGGAGGCGGGCGCCACGGAGACACGCGTACTCGACACACTCCGCCGCGGTGAAGGAGGGCTGCGTCAACTGCAGCTCGCCCTCGGCCAGGCGTACACCCAGGGTCTTCCGGTCGACTGGGAGCCGCTGTTCGCGGGCACCGGCGCCCGCCGGGTCGACCTGCCCACGTACGCCTTCCAGCGCCGCCGCTACTGGCTCGACGCGCTCCCGGCCGACCGCGACCCGGTCTCGGCGGGACAGACGGCAGCGGACCATCCGCTCCTCGGCGCGGCGGTCGACCTGCCGGACGGCGCGGGCACCCTCTTCACCGGCCGTCTGTCCACCACCCTCCACCCCTGGCTGGCGGACCACACCGTGGCAGGCGCGGTCATCCTGCCCGGAGCGGCCTTCGTGGAACTCGCCGCACACGTGGGCCGCCGCTTCGGATACAGCCTGGTGGAGGAACTGACCCTCGCCGCACCACTGGTACTGCCCGGCGACGCCACCGACGACCACGCTGTGCAGCTCCGCGTCCTGGTGGGGCCCGAAGACGGCTCCGGCCGGCGCCCGGTGGAGTTCCACTCCCGCCCCGAAACCGGCACCGGCGGCGACCGGCCCTGGACCCGGCACGCGACCGGGACGGTCGGCCCGCCGGGCCCGGCCGTCGAAGCAGAACCCCCCGCCGTCCCTCCCCCGGCCGGCGCGGTCCCGCTGGACCCGGAAGAGCTGTACGCACTGCTCGAAGCCCGCGGTATCGACTACGGGCCGGCATTCCGGGGCGTCGGAGCCGTCTGGCGCAACGGGGACGAGATCATCGCCGAAGTGGCTCTGCCCCCCGGCCTGCCCCAGGCCGGGCGCGGCTTCGGAGTGCACCCGGTCCTGCTGGACGCGGCCCTGCAGACGACCGGTCTGCGCGAGCAACCCGGAACGGCCCGGTCCGGCGGCGGGGTCCCGCTGCCGTTCTCCTGGCAGAACGTCGCGATCGAACCGTCCGGCGCACCGGTGCTCCACGTCCGGCTCCGCCCCGACGGGCCCGACGCGGTCACCGTCCGGATCAGCGACCCCACAGGCCGCACGGTAGCGACGATCGGTTCACTCACCCTGCGAGCGGCGTCCCCCGATTCGCTGCGGACTCCGGCGGACTCCGTTTTCCGGCTCCGCTGGACGCCGGTCACCGCCCCCACCGGCCCGCACCCCACCACCCGCTGGGGCCTGCTCGGACAGCGGGACGACCGGCTGCTGCCCCCGGGCTTCCCCGCCGAGCCCGGGCCGGCCGCGCCCGACGCCGTACTCCTGGTCTGCCCCCAATCCGTACCGGACGGAGACGACGGACCCGAGGCGGCGCACGCTGCCGTGGCCTCGGTGCTCGCCCGGATCCGGAGCCGACTGGACGACGACACCGCCACCGGTACACCCCTGGTGGTCCTCACCCGGGGCGCGACCGGAGGGCCCGCCGGACCGCAGCAGCCGGTCGACCCCGGAGCAGCAGCCGTCTGGGGGCTGCTGCGAGCCGCCCAGCTCGAACATCCCGACCGGTTCGTCCTGCTCGACACCGACAAGCCGGACGGCCTCGGTGACGCGCTCGCCGAACTCCTCGCCACCGGCGAACCACAGGCGGCCCTGCGCGATGGCACGCTGTACGTGCCGCGGCTGGTCCGCTCCGCCGCCGACACGGCCGACACCGCGGCCCGGCCGGGCGAACAGTTCGGACCGGCCGAAGGGACGGTACTGCTGAGCGGCGGAGGCGCCCTCGCCACCGTCCTGGCACGCCATCTGGTCACCGCACACGGAGTACGCCACATCCGTCTGCTGAGCCGCCGCGGCGCCGACGCCCCCGGCACGGCGGAGCTGACGGCCGAACTCGCCGAACACGGAGCCGAGCTGATCGCCGAAAGCTGCGATGTATCGGACCGCCGGGCACTGGCCCGAGCCCTCGCGGCCGTCCCGGCCCGGCATCCGCTGTGCGCCGTGGTCCACACCGCAGGGGTGATCGACGACGGTCTGCTCCAGGGACTGACGGAGGAGCGGACCGCGGCGGTGCTCCGGCCCAAACTCGACGCCGTCTGGCATCTGGACCGGCTGACGCGCGAGGCTGACCTCTCAGCATTCGTCGTCTTCTCCTCCGCGGCAGGCATTCTGGGCAGTCCGGGCCAGGCGTCCTACTCCGCCGCCAACGCCGCAGTCGACGCGCTCGTCGCGGAGCGCCGGCGGCTCGGACTGCCCGGCACCTCCCTGGCCTGGGGGCTCTGGGAACGGCGGAGCGGAATGACGTCCACGCTCGACGGGGCGGAACTGCGCCGCATCGACCGGCGCGGCGCGCGCGGCCTCTCCGACGCGGAAGCCATGGCCCTCCTGGACACCGTGCTCGGCACGGACGTCGCCGTACCGGACGGGACCGTACCGGACGACGCCGTACGGGACGACGCAGGCCTCCACCTCGTGGCGGGCCTCGACCTCACCGCCCGCCACGACGGGCCCGTCCATCCACTGCTGCGTCTGCTGGTACGGAGCCGCCCGCACGACGCGCCGGGAACAGCACCCGTCTCGCTGCGGAACCGGCTCGCCGCCGCCGCTCCGGACGAGCGGGAGGAGATCCTGCGCGAACTCGTCGTCACACAGGCCGCGGAAGTACTCGGCCACACCGAATCCGGGGCACTGTCCGCAATGGTCCCGTTCCTCTCGGCCGGATTCGACTCCCTGACCGCGGTCGAACTGCGGAACCGTCTGGCGTCCGCCACCGGTCTGCGGCTGCGGCCCTCCGTGGTCTTCGACAGCGGGACACCGGCCGGACTCGCCGAACACCTCGCGGCCGCCGCTGCTGCCGACCCCGCCTCCCGGAGCGGAATCGCGCCCGAAACCGTGCCCGGCACCGAGCCCACCGCCCCGGATACCGCCGATGTGGACCCGGTGAGCATCCTGTTCCGCCGCGCCTGCGCACTCGGCCGCACCGACGACGGCATCGCCCTGCTCAAGACCACCTCCGCACTACGGCCCGCGTTCCCCAGCGGCGACGCCCTCGCGGCGGCAGGAGGCGGGCCGCGGCTGCTGCACCTCGGCGAGCGCGAGGGAGCCCCGGTGATCGTCTGCTTCGGCTCGGTGGTAGCCCTCGGCGGGGCCCACCAGTACGCGCGCTTCGCCGCCCGTTTCCGGGAGAATTACGCCGTATATGCCCTGGACGCGCCGGGGTTCACCCCCGAGGAGGAACTGCCCGCCGATATGGCCGCGCTGCTGACCTTCCAGGCGGCGACGCTGCTCCGGGAACTGCCCGGACGCACCCTCGTGCTGGTCGGCTCCTCCTCCGGCGGGACGCTCGCCCACGGGGTGGCCGCCGAACTGGAGCGACGCGGCGAGGGCCCGGCTGCCGTGGTGCTCCTGGACACCTACCTCTCGGACAACCAGGGCATCACCCAGTTCAACGACGTACTGATGGGCGGAATGTTCGCCCGCGAGGACCGGGCGGCACCGATGGACGGGACCAGGCTGACCGCGATGGGCGGCTACTTCCGCCTCCTCGACGACTGGAAGCCGCCGGAGGTCCGCGCCCCGGTGCTGCTGGTACGTGCCACGGCACCCCTGGGCACCCCGGCCGCCGAAGCCGGTGACTGGCGCTCGTCCTGGGCCGGTGCCGACGCCGTCGCCGACGTCCCCGGAGACCACTTCTCGATCATGGAGGAGCATGTCGCGACCACCGGGGAAGCCGTTGCCGACTGGCTCCGGAGCACCGTCCGCACCCCCGAAGACACACCCGAAGAAACATCCGAAGACCAGGGAGAGCGAAGGAGAGTCGGTTGA
- a CDS encoding 3-hydroxyacyl-CoA dehydrogenase family protein, producing MTTAAHDEPDPHGETDPDGCDPRSAPAPHGKPETRHALTVLGAGVMGVGITVLALGHGLPVHLVDLDRERLDRAVDRIGGELRLAELMGALPAGTAPGTLVTGTSVKAAADATAVIEAVTENAATKAGVLSEISAHIRPGTPLVTNTSSIPVDELAGALERPEDLVGTHFMNPPYLIGTAEVIRGTRTGEHTMAAVAALLGALRRNAVVVRDAPGFVTSRILHPMINDAARVVEEGTATAEAVDTLMQGCLGHPTGPLRTADLIGIDNLVDSLTVLHERTGDDGCRPSELLLRLVREGRLGRKSGRGFYDYS from the coding sequence TTGACCACGGCTGCACACGACGAACCCGATCCGCACGGCGAAACCGATCCGGACGGATGTGATCCGCGTAGCGCACCGGCCCCACACGGCAAACCGGAAACGCGGCACGCGCTCACCGTCCTCGGAGCCGGCGTGATGGGCGTCGGCATCACCGTACTGGCCCTCGGACACGGCCTGCCGGTGCATCTGGTCGACCTGGACCGGGAGCGGCTCGACCGGGCCGTGGACCGGATCGGCGGAGAGCTCCGGCTCGCCGAGCTGATGGGAGCACTGCCGGCCGGAACTGCCCCCGGCACCCTGGTCACCGGCACCTCCGTGAAGGCCGCGGCCGACGCCACCGCTGTTATCGAGGCCGTCACCGAGAACGCGGCGACCAAGGCGGGCGTCCTGTCCGAGATCTCCGCACACATCCGGCCCGGCACCCCGCTGGTCACCAACACCTCGTCGATTCCCGTCGACGAACTGGCCGGAGCGCTGGAGCGGCCCGAGGACCTGGTCGGTACCCACTTCATGAACCCGCCCTACCTGATCGGGACCGCCGAAGTGATCCGCGGCACCAGAACCGGGGAGCACACGATGGCCGCCGTGGCAGCACTCCTCGGAGCGCTGCGGCGGAACGCTGTCGTCGTCAGGGACGCACCGGGATTCGTCACCAGCCGCATCCTGCACCCGATGATCAACGACGCGGCCCGGGTCGTGGAGGAGGGCACGGCGACCGCCGAAGCCGTCGACACCCTGATGCAGGGCTGTCTCGGCCATCCCACCGGACCGCTGCGCACCGCGGACCTGATCGGCATCGACAACCTCGTCGACTCCCTCACAGTGCTCCACGAGCGGACCGGCGACGACGGCTGCCGCCCCAGCGAACTGCTGCTCCGGCTGGTCCGGGAGGGCCGCCTCGGGCGCAAGTCCGGGCGCGGCTTCTACGACTACAGCTGA
- a CDS encoding acyl carrier protein: MTTENAPGTADPEKELLLFLEGHTGTPWEPDTDLFRAGGLSSLFAMQLVVHLEKSYAIAIRGANLRLDNFRTVRQMVALVERLRQPASGSLGG, encoded by the coding sequence ATGACCACCGAGAACGCCCCGGGCACCGCCGACCCCGAGAAGGAGCTCCTGCTGTTCCTCGAAGGGCACACAGGGACGCCCTGGGAACCCGACACCGACCTGTTCCGGGCCGGCGGCCTGTCCTCCCTGTTTGCCATGCAACTGGTGGTGCACCTGGAGAAGTCCTATGCGATAGCCATCCGCGGCGCCAACCTCCGGCTGGACAATTTCCGTACCGTACGGCAGATGGTCGCGCTGGTGGAACGCCTCCGGCAGCCCGCTTCCGGGAGCCTCGGTGGGTGA
- a CDS encoding acyl-CoA dehydrogenase family protein, with translation MGEDLNSALTSATLRIGDLAGEWDRDGALPPDLLHELGAEGRLCAEVAEEYGGWGLSSMLSGTYTAHVGSLCSSLRSVMTSQGMAAWTVQRLGTPEQAAAYLPRLTGGELAAVGFSEPGAGSDLAAMTTTVRRDGGSVVVDGHKKWVTAAHYADLLVIVGRYEDGAAAVVVPSDAPGVRTERIADPLGCRAAGHADVHLDGVRLPAESVLGGYGLPPALLVTTALAYGRISVAWGCVGILRACLAAATAHAAGREQFGKPLADHQLVAGHLADLFTAEQTASRVCEHASRCWDEGAPDQVVATVLAKHVSATQAARGAAAAVQVLASAGTQDGHPVARAYRDAKLMEIIEGSSELCRLMLARHALSLPGPL, from the coding sequence GTGGGTGAGGACCTGAACTCCGCCCTCACCTCGGCCACACTCCGGATCGGAGACCTGGCGGGGGAGTGGGACCGGGACGGCGCACTCCCCCCGGACCTGCTCCACGAACTGGGCGCGGAGGGCCGGCTCTGCGCGGAAGTCGCGGAGGAGTACGGCGGCTGGGGCCTCAGCAGCATGCTCAGCGGCACGTACACCGCCCATGTGGGCAGTCTGTGCAGCTCGCTGCGGAGCGTGATGACGTCCCAGGGCATGGCGGCCTGGACCGTACAGCGCCTCGGTACTCCGGAACAAGCGGCCGCCTACCTGCCCCGGCTGACGGGTGGCGAGCTGGCGGCCGTCGGCTTCAGCGAACCCGGAGCGGGCAGCGACCTCGCGGCGATGACGACGACCGTCCGCCGCGACGGCGGCTCGGTCGTCGTGGACGGCCACAAGAAGTGGGTGACCGCCGCCCACTACGCCGACCTGCTGGTGATCGTCGGCCGTTACGAGGACGGCGCGGCGGCCGTCGTGGTGCCCTCCGACGCACCGGGCGTCCGGACCGAACGCATCGCGGATCCCCTCGGCTGCCGGGCAGCCGGACACGCCGACGTACACCTCGACGGGGTGCGCCTGCCCGCCGAAAGCGTCCTCGGCGGCTACGGACTGCCGCCCGCCCTGCTCGTGACGACCGCACTGGCCTACGGGCGGATATCGGTCGCCTGGGGCTGCGTGGGCATCCTGCGGGCCTGCCTGGCGGCAGCCACCGCCCACGCCGCGGGACGCGAGCAGTTCGGCAAGCCCCTGGCCGACCACCAACTCGTCGCCGGACACCTCGCCGACCTCTTCACGGCCGAGCAGACCGCGAGCCGGGTATGCGAGCACGCCAGCCGCTGCTGGGACGAAGGGGCACCGGACCAGGTGGTGGCGACCGTACTGGCCAAACATGTCAGCGCGACCCAGGCGGCCCGCGGCGCCGCGGCGGCCGTCCAGGTGCTGGCCTCGGCCGGAACACAGGACGGACACCCGGTGGCCCGGGCCTACCGGGACGCCAAGCTGATGGAGATCATCGAGGGCAGCAGCGAGCTCTGCCGGCTGATGCTGGCCCGGCACGCCCTCTCCCTCCCGGGACCGCTGTGA
- a CDS encoding HAD-IIIC family phosphatase — protein sequence MAATVKCLVWDLDDTLWQGTLLEDAEVRLTDELRKVVVELDSRGILQSVASRNDHEHAWARLEALGIAEYFVLPEINWGAKSGSVRRIADRLGFALTTVAFVDDRPAERAEVAFHLPEVRCYPAEQARRLPELPEFTPATSTVDSRRRRQMYQAGFRREAERAAAPGSDEQFLRSLDLRMRIGRATGDELSRVEELTLRTSQMNATGVHYPDAELRRLIADPGHEVLVVTMADRFGPHGAVGVLLLERHPGLWHLKLLATSCRVIAYGAGSTLLNWLADTAARAGIHLVADFRATDRNRMMEIAYHFSGFEEEPCPCAAPLPSAPEGIQRLHQAPRTREISTTMRVDAPDLESPEQRERAR from the coding sequence GTGGCCGCGACGGTCAAGTGCCTGGTCTGGGACCTGGACGACACGCTCTGGCAGGGCACCCTGCTGGAGGACGCCGAGGTCCGGCTCACCGACGAGCTACGGAAGGTGGTCGTCGAACTGGACTCCCGCGGCATCCTGCAGTCCGTGGCCAGCCGCAACGACCACGAACACGCCTGGGCCCGGCTGGAGGCCCTCGGAATCGCCGAATACTTCGTCCTGCCGGAGATCAACTGGGGCGCCAAATCGGGATCGGTGCGCAGGATCGCCGACCGGCTCGGGTTCGCGCTCACGACCGTCGCGTTCGTCGACGACCGGCCCGCCGAGCGCGCCGAAGTCGCCTTCCATCTGCCCGAGGTACGGTGCTATCCGGCCGAGCAGGCCCGCCGGCTGCCCGAGCTGCCGGAGTTCACCCCCGCGACCAGCACCGTCGACTCCCGGCGGCGCCGGCAGATGTACCAGGCGGGCTTCCGCCGGGAAGCGGAGCGCGCGGCGGCACCGGGATCCGACGAGCAGTTCCTGCGCTCCCTGGACCTGCGGATGCGTATCGGCCGGGCCACCGGCGACGAGCTGTCCCGGGTCGAGGAACTCACCCTGCGCACCAGCCAGATGAACGCGACCGGAGTGCACTACCCGGATGCGGAGCTGCGCCGCCTGATCGCCGACCCGGGACACGAGGTCCTCGTGGTCACCATGGCCGACCGGTTCGGGCCGCACGGTGCGGTCGGCGTACTGCTCCTGGAACGGCACCCGGGCCTCTGGCACCTCAAACTGCTCGCGACCTCCTGCCGTGTGATCGCCTACGGTGCGGGCTCGACCCTGCTGAACTGGCTGGCCGACACGGCCGCCCGGGCCGGGATCCACCTGGTGGCCGACTTCCGGGCCACCGACCGCAACCGGATGATGGAGATCGCCTACCACTTCTCGGGCTTCGAGGAGGAGCCGTGCCCGTGCGCCGCGCCCCTGCCGTCGGCGCCCGAAGGAATCCAGCGACTGCACCAGGCCCCCCGGACCCGCGAGATCTCCACCACCATGCGAGTGGACGCCCCTGACCTGGAGTCGCCGGAGCAGCGGGAGCGGGCACGGTGA
- a CDS encoding class I SAM-dependent methyltransferase — MAYQTSATPGLLAYVRDVSLRDDELLRELRETTAELPAGASMQVMAEEGQLLALLVGLTNATAVLEIGTFTGYSTLCMARALPADGLLVSCDIDDRWPAVGADFWKRAGVDSLIDLRIGEAAGVLDTLLAERGPGSFDLVFIDADKAGYVGYYEASLALVRSGGLIVVDNTLCFGRVADPAATDPETAAVRALNEVLHGDPRVDLSLLVMADGITLARKR, encoded by the coding sequence ATGGCCTACCAGACGTCAGCCACCCCCGGCCTGCTCGCCTACGTACGGGACGTCTCCCTGCGCGACGACGAACTGCTCAGGGAGTTACGCGAGACCACAGCGGAGCTGCCGGCCGGGGCCAGCATGCAGGTGATGGCGGAGGAGGGCCAGCTGCTGGCCCTGCTGGTGGGGCTGACCAACGCCACGGCGGTGCTGGAGATCGGTACCTTCACCGGCTACAGCACTCTCTGCATGGCCCGCGCGCTCCCGGCCGACGGGCTGCTGGTGTCCTGTGACATCGACGACAGATGGCCGGCCGTCGGCGCCGACTTCTGGAAACGGGCCGGGGTGGACTCACTGATCGACCTGCGGATCGGCGAGGCGGCCGGAGTCCTGGACACGCTGCTGGCCGAACGCGGGCCCGGCAGCTTCGACCTGGTGTTCATCGACGCGGACAAGGCCGGCTACGTCGGCTACTACGAGGCGTCGCTGGCGCTGGTGCGCTCCGGCGGTCTGATCGTGGTCGACAACACCCTCTGCTTCGGCCGGGTCGCCGACCCGGCGGCAACGGACCCGGAGACCGCCGCGGTCAGGGCGCTCAACGAGGTGCTGCACGGGGATCCGCGGGTGGACCTGTCGCTGTTGGTCATGGCCGACGGCATCACGCTCGCCCGGAAGCGCTGA